The Lolium perenne isolate Kyuss_39 chromosome 6, Kyuss_2.0, whole genome shotgun sequence genome segment tatcaaagttatgtctatgtgttgtttatgatcttgcatgctctccgttactagtagatgctctggccaagtagatgcttgtgactccaagagggagtatttatgctcgatagtgggttcatgcctccattgatatctcggggacaaggagaaagttctaaggttgtggatgtgctgttgccattagggataaaacattggtgctatgttcaaggatgtagttactgattacattacgcgcaatacttaatgcaattgtctgttgttagcaacttaatactggagggggttcggatgataacctgaaggtggactttttaggcatagatgcatgctggatggcggtctatgtactttgtcgtaatgcccaattaaatctcactatactcatcatgatatgtatgtgcatggtcatgccctctttatttgtcaattgcccaactgtaatttgttcacccaacatgctgtttatcttatgggagagacacctctagtgaactgtggaccccggtccaattctctatactgaaatacaatctactgcaatacttgttctacagttttctgcaaacaatcatcttccacacaatacggttaatcctttgttacagcaagccggtgagattgacaacctcactgtttcgttggggcaaagtactttggttgtgttgtgcaggttccacgttggcgccggaatccctggtgttgcgccacactacatcccgccgccatcaaccttcaacgtgcttcttgactcctactggttcgattaaaccttggtttcttactgaggaaaacttgccgctgtgcgcatcacaccttcctcttggggttcccaacggacgtgtcaaccacacgcatcaagcaaatttctggcgccgttgccggggacctgaagaaaagttacaccacagagatctctaactcccacgtcaactttgcgccagcaacgctctcagcagggacatgttgtccctgcgtttcttcagctccatcttctcctcttgcctcttgagcagcgccGCCCACCTTTCCTCGGCCTTTTTGTCGCGGGAGAGCAAGGTCGAGGAGACCTCAACTAGGAACTGTGCGagcgacgcctgcgtcttctcggATGACGCatcgtcggccaaggcggccttggcagccttgttgctgATACGGTGCCTTGCCGATGTTGCCAGCGACGCATCAAGATCAATGGCGTCTTTCCCCTTCGACAACGAAACGCGCGTCAACTTTCATTTGTGGTTCATCTTGAGCTTGCTATAACAATGCATCAGTGTGAACGACTTATGCCCATCCGAGTTCTTCCGGTACAACTCCATGGCCTtgtcaaactaaccaaaggaagcacaatcatttcatcgaacacattgtaggcgctacagattatgTAAGAAAGTGTCGTACCAGTTGGGCGACGTCGGCGCCGCTGCCGCCTCTAGTCTCTAAGTCATGATggtacccatggaacatgttcatcgacgcctggatgatggcccatcacGTCGACACTGCCTTTTTTCTcatcttcattgtcactttgttgtagtcgtcgttgatgagcttgcgctcatcgaactcggccttgatcttcgcccaatacttcccgtatttttggttggcgccgatgatagagtcatggctcaccgtcgcccacgactcaaACAtacatttatcctccataaccgtccacttggggcctcttgtgcccgacgccttcttcttcttcttcgcgcCATCCACgtcaacctccacgagatcatcggcatcctcaccggcaccctcgtcgtTCTCTTCGttgccgccctcttcgtcctcgtcaTACTCCACCCCCctcctccacccccgccccctcccctcccctccccctcctactcctcctccacctcctccccctcctcctcctcctcagcaccggcgccgtcgaaTTCGAGCGGGCCCCTGTGGCCATTGAGCGGGGCGCCCtccggaccgggtcctggctcgtACGTCGGGGAGTAGAACATagagttggggttgaagccgccatgaGGCAGCGCATCTTCGTACCGCGACGATAATTTTGGcatcacgcacccgggagtggcagAGGGGCCATCGTTGTAGAAGCCGGATGTCGACGGGGACAACACTCCCGGAATGTAGGGCGGCATCgtcgtactccatgggctcgcgttggtggcagcGATACACCCGGCCAACGCGTGCTGCTGCGCGCGCACCACCaacgccttcttctccagctgcgccgccctccgtcctttctgCTCCACCGTCGACATCTTCCAGCGCAGACAGTCTTGATGCCACTGATGATCGGTCCGGCCTTCCGACTTCTTCTTCGGAGCttgcgccttccgcggcttcgcgaagggCGCCTTCGCCCCGCCTGGCGGCTTCTTGGTTTCTTTCTTGGCCATTTTTTTGGGGGCAGTCGGTGGCGCCATGGATGGGGAGAGGGTGGCGGCGGGAGGAACATCGTagcgacggcgggagggagaaatgaatcggcgggcgGGATAGGTCAAATGTGTTGGGATGGAAGAAATGCACGGCGGGAGAGGAGCGATGTGGCAGGAGAGGCGCGTTAGGCGGGAGAGGTGTACGAATTTTCTCTATGCCGATGACGGGTCGGGCCCGCGTTGCTTCGccacgcttttcggtgtgtccggcgtccccggagcgtcccctgtgtagaggggacgggctcggggagccgaacaccgtatcgggccgagcCGGATAAAAtgcggctttgggggacgcggctgagaACGTGTTTTTGtctggcgcgccccaaatcctttTGGAGGGCGGTTTGGGGAcgcaactggagatgctctaattgaGATGGCTGGAACCGTTTAGATCGTCCGCTGCATATGTTACCTAGCCTCGCTCCACAGCGCATCAGGGCATCTCCAGAggcgcgacgcaaacgaacgctgagcgaccgttttcgtccgtcaTGACCGGAAATGTGtatggcaccacctccagcggggcgacgcaaagtgaccgggccgtccacggagacgcaaacctgtcccaaatatgcgccaggtttgcgtctccgcggacgctccgcgGTCGCGGAAACTGTCCGCGTTGGGTGGATCCGGGCCCGGTCGCCGGTGAGTAGGTACGCAAAAGatttttcattactattgattggccaaaaggaccatctttacagagatggttagtcgagttaacctaaaactacaacggccgtacctactcgccgtcgcgcggcctactactggccgccgaaagggccgtcgtcgaagcgggagcgTTTCGCGCACTCCGCGCGTCGCGCATGCCGCACATGGGACACctcgtcctgccgcctgcggcgttcgagggcctcggccatGGAGTTGTCCCACAAGgccaccgcctcctccgccgccgcctcctcgtgTGCATGGGCCACCGCCTGCAACCCCGCCAGCTGGGCAACGAAGCGGGCCTGTccctagccgccgccaccgctttgtccctggcggcgatggcgaccGCCGCCTCCGGTTCTCTGCTCGACCCGCGTgggagaagggcccctacgctggagcgagtccaggtcggagcacattaacccccgagccatggcgatcgcatagctgtgggcttcctcctccgccaaccAAGCCTGATGGTgctgggcgtccccagccagggactcgaaggacgcgagcaaAACCCGCTGGTCGCCGCCGCACTCGAAGCGGCTGGGCACGGGGGCCTCGTCGTCCgtgatgtcgtggatgacggcgtccgCTCCGaggggccgccatggccgcccgcgcctccgcgagctcaACACTagcgtcggcgagctcggccatggcgttggcgatctccgccctggtcgccgcgaggcgcccttccgcgctctctgccgcctccgccaccgcctctgcaacctccgcctccgccgctgccgcctccaggtccagctgctgggcctcaacgccggcggcgactacctcctcctccgggtggaggtGACGGCACATCTGAACAACGTGCTCCCAACTAAGGTTCTGCCCCGGCCATGAATGGattagcttgaggtgtgcccgtcgcctccgctggtgtccaccatatatagccacggcgggacGGGAAACGACGTTGATGCGCAGGTCGTTCACGCGCGCGCGAAACGCCagcgaaacttgccaatgtattggccacgcgcgggaacgatcgtcgtcgcgcgggaacaTTTAATCGCCGGtagtcctcgacgggacgtaaaacaTCATTAGCGAGCTTGACGCTGTCCCCGCTAAAAAATGCGTTCGCACCGTTGGAGGTACCCAGACGCAAACGATCCCCCTGAGCCGTATAGCGTCtgcgggccgacgcaaacggatattTCAAAGGCCCGAAATCTGTtgggccgctggagatgccctcatatCAAAGGTCTAAGTCGTACCTGGCGAGCCGACAGTTTTCCACCCGAAACGTCATGCAGTTTGGGTCAAATGACTGAATGAGGACCCAAATCTCCACGCTCCTTCTCTGCGTGCTGGTGCTGATCAGTTGCGAACTTGCTCACGTCTCATCTTGTCCAAGGAATCAATATTATATTGCACTCTGTCTGGTTCTACACGGCTGCGGTCGATTTAGCAATTCGACGACAAAATCCAACGCCGATCGATCGCCGCTGACCGCTGTCACCATGCCGTCTAGCTCCAAGGCCGGGGTTAATGGCAACGAGAAGCACTTGGTCTGTGTCACCGGAGCGGGAAGCTTCATCGGGTCGTGGGTGGTGAAGGAGCTCCTGGACCGTGGCTACCATGTCAGGGGAACCGCCAGGGATCCAGGTAATTTAGTGATTGGAATCACCAGGGATCTTGCCGAGTTTTGGTTGATTGATGGCGTGACTCTAATTTGTTTGTGAAGCGGACCGCAAGAACGCGCACCTGCTTGCGCTCGATGGGGCCGAGGAGAGGCTGACCCTGTGCCGCGCCGACGTCCTGGACTACGGCGGCCTGCGCGCAGCGTTCCAGGGATGCCGCGGCGTCTTCCACGTCGCCTCCCCGGTGTCCAACGACCCCGTCTGTTCGCTGCCCTGCCCACTCACCGCTTGCCGAGAGCTTGCGCGCGCT includes the following:
- the LOC139830066 gene encoding cinnamoyl-CoA reductase 1-like; the protein is MPSSSKAGVNGNEKHLVCVTGAGSFIGSWVVKELLDRGYHVRGTARDPADRKNAHLLALDGAEERLTLCRADVLDYGGLRAAFQGCRGVFHVASPVSNDPELVRAAVEGTRNAINAAADAGVVRRVVFTSSYGAVHMDPNRSPDRGGIVVLHGLASVAAIHPANACCCARTTNAFFSSCAALRPFRSTVDIFQRRQS